A stretch of Sulfurovum zhangzhouensis DNA encodes these proteins:
- a CDS encoding NifS family cysteine desulfurase: MRVYLDNNATTIVDPHVFAEMEPYFVQRYGNPNSLHAFASETHPALKDAMEKIYAGIHAPKEDSVVITSCATESNNWVLKSIYFEYILTGRKNHIIVSEVEHPSVIATAKFIESMGCKVTYLPINHEGMIDPQTVRDSITDKTALVSVMWANNETGAIFPVQEIGAICAEYNVPFHTDAVQAIGKTPVDVQSLNVDYLTFSAHKFHGPKGVGALYMKKGRELSPLLHGGSQMGGYRSGTLNVPGIVGMGKAMEQAIDALDYEMSDVREMRDAFEDELLKIPDTFVVTPREKRTPNTILISFRGIEGESMLWDLNRAGIGASTGSACASEDLESNPVMEAIGADADLAHTAVRFSLSRYTTQEELDYALEVVKKAVERLRGISSSYAYAPEGHDSGLDAHH; the protein is encoded by the coding sequence ATGAGAGTCTACTTAGACAACAATGCAACAACCATCGTTGATCCGCATGTATTTGCAGAGATGGAACCTTATTTCGTACAAAGATACGGAAACCCGAACTCTCTTCACGCATTTGCAAGTGAAACACATCCTGCCCTTAAGGATGCAATGGAAAAAATCTACGCAGGTATCCATGCACCAAAAGAGGACAGTGTTGTTATCACTTCATGTGCAACAGAGAGTAACAACTGGGTACTCAAAAGTATCTATTTTGAGTATATCCTTACAGGAAGAAAAAACCATATCATTGTCTCTGAAGTAGAACACCCTTCAGTCATTGCAACTGCAAAGTTCATTGAAAGTATGGGATGTAAGGTTACTTATCTACCGATCAACCATGAAGGGATGATCGATCCGCAGACAGTTAGAGACAGTATCACTGACAAAACTGCATTGGTATCAGTGATGTGGGCGAATAATGAAACAGGTGCAATCTTCCCGGTTCAAGAGATCGGCGCAATCTGTGCAGAATATAATGTTCCTTTCCACACAGATGCAGTTCAGGCGATCGGAAAGACTCCTGTAGATGTACAAAGCCTGAATGTAGACTACCTGACATTCTCAGCACATAAGTTCCACGGACCAAAAGGTGTCGGCGCACTTTATATGAAAAAAGGTAGAGAGCTTTCTCCACTCCTTCATGGTGGATCACAGATGGGTGGATACCGTTCAGGTACACTCAATGTGCCTGGAATCGTAGGTATGGGTAAAGCCATGGAACAGGCGATCGATGCGCTTGACTATGAAATGAGTGATGTCAGAGAGATGAGAGATGCATTTGAAGATGAACTTCTCAAGATACCTGATACATTCGTTGTAACACCTAGAGAAAAGAGAACACCAAATACGATCCTTATCTCATTTAGAGGGATCGAAGGTGAATCAATGCTTTGGGACCTTAACCGTGCAGGTATCGGTGCAAGTACAGGAAGTGCATGTGCAAGTGAAGACCTGGAGTCAAACCCGGTAATGGAAGCCATCGGTGCAGATGCTGATCTGGCACACACCGCAGTTAGATTTTCACTCAGTAGATATACAACGCAAGAAGAGCTTGATTATGCATTAGAAGTGGTAAAGAAAGCAGTTGAGAGACTAAGAGGTATCTCAAGTTCATATGCTTACGCACCGGAAGGTCACGATAGTGGCCTTGATGCTCATCACTAA
- the recJ gene encoding single-stranded-DNA-specific exonuclease RecJ, producing the protein MSLTSTEIISTLSSRNLDVGYKSLAEIPHFSKMKDMIRGAKRLADAVRNKEQIFCVGDYDADGSCSTATCVSFFNDIGYPIKWVIPNRFTDGYGVSPSVLERIGDTDVIFTVDNGIAAHDAAEVCKERGIDLLITDHHTPGSLIPDCYAVINPKQDDCEYPFKDGSGCFVTWLLCCAIKHELGLDTDMGKYLDLVALSTITDVMPLVGINRHIVKYGLQKINTLKRPFFKELALSMGKDSFSYEDLGFQVGPRINAAGRLEHASLAVEAILASENEAQQLVRLLTEVNQRRKTMQSEMTENILELTEGQKDFIVVHSDSLHEGIVGIIAAKVAETTGYPTIVLTTAEDGLLKGSGRTVGVVNIYELVNECSNHLEKFGGHAGACGLSLRAEKLDTFIEAVRAVSRRLPREAFEPLNTAIGDLSPANADLDLYYQIEKFAPFGEGNPEPVFHCKEATIINSRAVGKEEDHTRLSLSWEGKEVTVMAFNSDVNNYPKGSKITFNYRLDLNEWNGKVNLQFMPTSKVKIK; encoded by the coding sequence ATGTCATTGACTTCTACTGAAATCATCTCAACTCTCTCTTCCCGGAATCTAGATGTTGGATATAAAAGTCTTGCTGAAATTCCACACTTCTCTAAAATGAAGGATATGATCAGGGGCGCTAAACGGTTAGCTGATGCAGTGAGAAATAAAGAACAAATTTTTTGTGTTGGGGATTACGATGCAGACGGATCATGCTCCACGGCCACCTGTGTATCATTTTTCAATGACATAGGTTATCCTATCAAGTGGGTGATACCTAATCGATTCACTGATGGCTATGGCGTGTCTCCCTCAGTGTTGGAACGAATTGGTGATACAGATGTTATATTTACAGTCGATAATGGAATTGCAGCTCATGATGCTGCAGAAGTGTGTAAAGAGCGTGGTATTGATCTTCTCATCACCGATCATCACACACCGGGATCTTTGATACCCGATTGCTATGCTGTTATCAACCCCAAGCAGGATGATTGTGAATATCCATTCAAAGATGGCTCAGGATGTTTTGTCACATGGCTGCTGTGTTGCGCAATCAAGCATGAACTGGGGTTAGATACAGATATGGGAAAATACCTTGATCTGGTTGCATTATCTACTATCACTGATGTCATGCCGTTAGTGGGTATCAACCGCCATATTGTGAAGTACGGATTACAAAAAATCAATACATTAAAACGTCCATTCTTTAAAGAGCTTGCTCTGAGTATGGGCAAAGATTCTTTCAGCTATGAAGATCTAGGTTTTCAAGTAGGTCCGCGTATCAATGCAGCCGGCCGTTTGGAACATGCCTCACTGGCTGTAGAAGCAATTCTGGCTAGCGAAAATGAAGCACAACAACTTGTTCGATTGCTTACTGAAGTAAATCAACGTCGTAAAACAATGCAGAGTGAAATGACAGAAAACATTTTGGAACTTACAGAAGGACAAAAAGATTTTATTGTAGTACACTCAGATAGTTTACATGAGGGTATTGTTGGGATCATTGCAGCTAAGGTTGCGGAAACAACAGGATATCCCACTATCGTTTTAACCACTGCTGAGGACGGTTTGCTCAAAGGTTCGGGACGTACCGTCGGTGTAGTGAATATATATGAACTTGTGAATGAATGCAGCAATCATCTAGAAAAATTTGGCGGTCATGCTGGTGCATGCGGGTTGAGTCTTAGAGCAGAAAAACTTGATACTTTTATTGAAGCAGTAAGGGCTGTTTCCAGAAGACTGCCACGTGAGGCTTTTGAACCACTTAACACAGCTATAGGTGATTTGAGTCCTGCCAATGCGGATTTGGATCTCTATTACCAGATAGAAAAATTTGCTCCTTTTGGAGAGGGGAACCCGGAACCTGTTTTTCACTGTAAGGAAGCAACAATTATCAATAGTAGAGCAGTGGGAAAGGAAGAGGACCATACAAGACTTTCTTTGAGTTGGGAAGGTAAAGAAGTAACTGTAATGGCTTTCAACTCGGATGTGAATAACTACCCGAAGGGAAGCAAGATAACTTTTAATTACCGTTTGGACCTGAATGAATGGAATGGGAAAGTCAATTTACAGTTTATGCCAACGAGTAAAGTAAAGATAAAATAA
- a CDS encoding flavin monoamine oxidase family protein, producing the protein MKQRIIIIGAGISGLYAAMQLEQQFEVTILEARERVGGRALSINGHDLGPSWIWSHHKHALELVSSLGLEMFLQYTEGLALYQTTDVQCFNPPPQEPAARIVGGIGAFTEAIVNSLSKTQIRLNEAVTSIVKKSEGLQVYTKNTNYEADFVINTMPPRIAANIEYSPPLPFSQVELLRSIPTWMGYVVKVVVTYETAFWRDEGLSGFAFCHSRPLSEVHDAVTKDEAALFGFAGSRYADNDFKEKVIEQLTKLFGHKAKEYKNIYVVDWNREAFTAVIEDMAPLASHPQYGYDINAMDGKLLFAGTESSFGEGGYIEGAIRSALRNIDKVIKISEK; encoded by the coding sequence TAATTATTATCGGTGCAGGTATCAGCGGTTTATATGCAGCGATGCAGCTTGAGCAGCAATTTGAAGTGACAATACTTGAAGCAAGAGAGCGTGTAGGTGGCAGAGCATTGAGTATCAATGGACATGACTTGGGTCCATCATGGATATGGTCACACCATAAGCATGCTTTAGAGCTTGTAAGTTCACTAGGTTTGGAGATGTTCTTGCAATACACTGAAGGATTGGCCTTGTATCAAACTACAGATGTACAATGTTTTAATCCGCCACCCCAAGAACCTGCCGCACGTATAGTAGGCGGCATCGGTGCTTTCACCGAAGCGATTGTAAATTCTTTAAGTAAAACACAAATTAGATTGAATGAAGCAGTGACATCGATCGTTAAGAAGAGTGAAGGGTTGCAGGTTTATACAAAAAATACAAACTACGAAGCAGATTTTGTGATCAATACGATGCCACCCAGAATTGCCGCAAACATTGAATATTCTCCGCCGTTACCTTTTTCTCAAGTAGAATTATTGCGCTCGATTCCGACATGGATGGGGTACGTTGTAAAAGTGGTTGTAACCTATGAAACAGCTTTTTGGAGAGATGAAGGACTCAGCGGTTTTGCTTTTTGTCACAGCCGCCCTTTAAGCGAAGTGCATGATGCAGTAACGAAAGATGAAGCAGCACTATTTGGTTTTGCAGGATCCAGGTATGCGGATAATGATTTCAAAGAAAAAGTAATAGAGCAGCTCACTAAGTTATTTGGACACAAAGCAAAAGAGTATAAAAACATTTATGTTGTAGATTGGAATAGAGAGGCATTTACGGCTGTTATAGAAGATATGGCTCCGCTTGCAAGTCATCCGCAGTACGGTTACGATATTAATGCAATGGATGGGAAACTTTTATTTGCCGGAACAGAGAGCAGTTTTGGAGAAGGGGGTTATATAGAAGGTGCGATAAGAAGTGCACTACGTAACATTGACAAAGTTATAAAGATTTCAGAAAAATGA
- a CDS encoding NAD(P)/FAD-dependent oxidoreductase: protein MDNKMMKDGLELIDAHFQKEGISRRDALKLFGTGGAAALMATGTTGCTGGSSNAKGKILIVGGGLAGMSTAARLTHYLSNPDITVIEPNEYATSYQPGQTLVGGGVWKKEELVYKTADYVPEGVTWIKEKAVEFDPENNTVTTSDGKKIQYDYMIVAAGLKLDFSQIEGLGINETITSAGDASAVSKIIGKNGLASIYFQQGSEDTWKEMQKFIAEAKSGKKVKGVFTHPATAIKCGGAPKKIMYLTDARLREAGARENAELTFYPNGGNMFGIPEYHDAIVKQFEARDMKWNYHHNLVAVDPEKKIATFDHFWEEKGAWDEDLEEYTMETKHENVEVPYDFLHITPPMIAPEEIAKSPIGSSQGWVPVVKETLQHVKFKNVFALGDIAAVPMGKTGGSARKQYKVVVENLISVMEGKEPKAQYGGYTVCPLITGLDTVMLAEFDWSKKPTPSFPLDPTKERYIWWLLKVYALKPMTQYGMLSGRA from the coding sequence GTGGATAATAAAATGATGAAAGATGGTCTAGAGCTCATTGATGCTCATTTTCAAAAGGAAGGTATCTCTAGAAGGGATGCATTGAAACTATTTGGTACCGGCGGTGCAGCAGCACTTATGGCAACCGGTACTACAGGGTGTACTGGCGGAAGCTCTAATGCGAAAGGAAAGATTCTTATCGTAGGCGGTGGTCTCGCAGGTATGTCAACGGCTGCAAGATTGACACATTACCTAAGCAATCCTGATATTACGGTCATTGAGCCAAACGAGTATGCAACATCTTATCAACCGGGACAAACACTTGTAGGTGGAGGTGTATGGAAAAAAGAAGAATTAGTTTATAAAACAGCTGATTATGTACCAGAAGGTGTTACATGGATCAAAGAAAAAGCAGTTGAGTTTGATCCTGAAAATAATACAGTAACAACTTCTGACGGTAAGAAGATACAATATGATTATATGATCGTTGCAGCAGGTCTTAAACTTGACTTTTCACAAATTGAAGGTCTAGGTATTAATGAGACGATTACGTCAGCAGGAGACGCATCTGCAGTAAGTAAGATCATCGGTAAAAATGGTTTGGCTTCTATCTACTTCCAACAAGGATCTGAAGACACGTGGAAAGAGATGCAAAAATTCATTGCCGAGGCAAAAAGCGGTAAGAAAGTAAAAGGTGTATTTACTCACCCCGCAACTGCGATCAAATGTGGTGGTGCACCTAAAAAGATCATGTATCTTACAGATGCAAGACTTCGTGAAGCGGGCGCAAGAGAGAATGCTGAACTTACTTTCTATCCAAACGGTGGAAATATGTTCGGTATACCTGAGTACCATGATGCGATCGTAAAGCAGTTTGAAGCGCGTGACATGAAGTGGAATTATCACCATAACTTAGTTGCTGTAGACCCAGAGAAGAAGATCGCGACTTTTGATCATTTCTGGGAAGAAAAAGGTGCATGGGATGAGGATCTTGAAGAATACACAATGGAAACAAAGCATGAGAATGTAGAAGTTCCATATGACTTTTTACATATCACTCCTCCAATGATAGCTCCGGAAGAGATCGCTAAATCACCTATCGGTTCTTCTCAAGGATGGGTTCCGGTTGTCAAAGAGACACTTCAGCACGTAAAATTCAAAAACGTATTCGCTTTGGGTGATATCGCTGCAGTACCAATGGGGAAAACAGGAGGTTCGGCTAGAAAACAATATAAAGTGGTTGTTGAGAACCTTATCTCTGTTATGGAAGGTAAAGAGCCAAAAGCACAGTATGGCGGATATACTGTATGTCCATTGATCACAGGTCTTGATACAGTAATGCTTGCTGAGTTTGACTGGTCTAAGAAACCGACACCTTCATTCCCGCTTGACCCGACAAAAGAGAGATATATTTGGTGGCTATTGAAGGTTTATGCACTTAAGCCTATGACACAGTATGGTATGCTTTCTGGAAGAGCATAA
- a CDS encoding iron-sulfur cluster assembly scaffold protein, with protein MGMDSLIGGTIWDEYSQKVTDLMNNPQNMGEITKEQAEEMGANLIVADFGAESCGDAVRLYWAVDPETDIIKEAKFKSFGCGTAIASSDTMVELCKGKTVDEAVKITNIDVEKAMRDTPDVPAVPPQKMHCSVMAYDVIKKAAAQYKGVDIDSFEEEIIVCECARVSLSTLKEVIRLNDLTTIEQITDYTKAGAFCKSCIKPGGHEAKDIYLVDLLAEYEKEKLARTAAPGANVSFAEMTVVQRLKAVEKVIDENIRQMLQMDGGDVEILDIKENGANFDIYIRYLGACSGCASSSTGTLFAMENILREKVDENIRILPI; from the coding sequence ATGGGTATGGATAGTTTGATAGGCGGTACTATCTGGGATGAGTACAGCCAAAAAGTAACCGATTTGATGAATAACCCGCAAAATATGGGTGAGATCACAAAGGAGCAAGCTGAAGAGATGGGTGCAAACCTTATCGTAGCGGACTTTGGTGCTGAGAGTTGTGGAGATGCAGTACGTCTTTACTGGGCTGTAGATCCTGAAACAGATATCATTAAAGAAGCAAAGTTTAAAAGTTTCGGTTGTGGTACAGCTATCGCAAGTTCTGATACGATGGTAGAACTTTGTAAAGGGAAAACTGTGGATGAAGCAGTTAAGATCACAAACATCGATGTAGAAAAAGCAATGCGTGATACACCGGATGTTCCTGCTGTTCCACCTCAAAAGATGCACTGTTCAGTTATGGCATACGATGTCATCAAGAAAGCTGCAGCACAATACAAGGGTGTAGATATCGATAGTTTTGAAGAAGAGATCATTGTATGTGAATGTGCACGTGTAAGTCTATCTACACTTAAAGAAGTGATCAGACTTAATGATCTGACAACGATTGAGCAGATCACAGACTATACAAAGGCCGGTGCATTCTGTAAATCATGTATCAAACCTGGCGGACACGAAGCTAAAGATATCTATCTTGTAGATCTTCTTGCAGAGTATGAAAAAGAGAAACTTGCAAGAACAGCAGCACCTGGTGCAAATGTAAGTTTTGCTGAAATGACAGTAGTACAACGCCTTAAAGCTGTTGAAAAAGTGATCGATGAAAATATCCGTCAGATGCTTCAGATGGACGGTGGTGATGTGGAAATCCTTGATATCAAGGAAAACGGTGCAAACTTTGACATCTATATCAGATACTTGGGTGCTTGTAGCGGATGTGCAAGTTCAAGTACCGGTACACTCTTTGCTATGGAAAACATCCTCAGAGAAAAAGTGGATGAGAATATCAGAATATTGCCTATCTAA